Proteins encoded by one window of Perca fluviatilis chromosome 13, GENO_Pfluv_1.0, whole genome shotgun sequence:
- the LOC120571358 gene encoding zinc finger BED domain-containing protein 4-like produces MLTTDTRPSADACAQLFLYVAEAWGVQQKITTLGTDSARNTIAAARKLPYKHMPCVAHMLQRSIPVCLADSGFRDTLAKCRKIVGHLKHSPANTEELHQQQNQLGQLTESLIQDVPTRWNLSLAMISRVLKNQEAIKATLSRQKHKLTMLTTSEWDKLHRLETILEPCRYVTELLGDISFLLCGVACSLPPVPLLGKSLKDVFV; encoded by the exons ATGCTAACAACAGACACCAGGCCTTCCGCCGATGCCTGCGCCCAGCTGTTTTTGTATGTGGCGGAGGCATGGGGAGTTCAACAAAAGATCACCACACTCGGCACAGACAGCGCCCGAAACACGATTGCTGCGGCGAGAAAGCTTCCATATAAGCACATGCCTTGTGTTGCTCATATGTTACAGAGAAGCATCCCTGTTTGCCTCGCAGACAGTGGGTTTCGTGACACATTGGCAAAGTGCCGTAAGATAGTGGGACATTTGAAACATAGCCCTGCCAATACAGAGGAGCTCCACCAGCAGCAAAATCAACTTGGGCAACTGACAGAAAGTCTGATTCAGGACGTTCCCACAAGATGGAACTTGTCACTCGCCATGATCTCTCGTGTCCTGAAGAACCAGGAGGCTATCAAGGCTACACTGAGCCGACAGAAGCACAAGCTGACTATGTTGACTACATCTGAGTGGGACAAACTTCACAGGCTGGAAACCATCCTTGAACCATGCAG ATATGTGACTGAGCTCCTTGGAGATATAAGTTTCTTGCTCTGTGGTGTTGCCTGCTCTCTGCCACCTGTACCGCTGTTAGGAAAATCTCTAAAAGATgtgttcgtttga